A region of Deltaproteobacteria bacterium DNA encodes the following proteins:
- a CDS encoding bifunctional folylpolyglutamate synthase/dihydrofolate synthase has protein sequence MEIKKRIQLLEKYGIKPGLERISAILSYMGHPEKDYGIIIVGGTNGKGSTCAMIESILRAAGHKTGLYTSPHLMMMNERIRVNFNAIGDEDIESISGQLFNIIDQHSGLSDTTYFEFLTAVALKYFSEQRIDMAVLEVGMGGRFDATNATEPDISVITNIAMDHQRYLGTTLEEIAYEKAGIIRTGKPFVTTDKTIVSRDILETTSKNKGGLLYAIDKDFFYDENESGMEFRSILRTVHNVKLSLTGTHQMSNASAAIQTVILLERLGTGISDEEIKRGLINTVWQGRFEKIREKPVVIMDVAHNPAGIKTLIETVKRFYNNKRITVLFGVSRDKEWRQMLDMLSEVADYYIFTAYQGERSLAPVELNNHVKGIESAIVISSYKAYDAAVRYTPDDGLVIVTGSIYLIGEIKHYLEDIKLTNSKDGTYEL, from the coding sequence ATGGAAATAAAGAAACGCATTCAACTTCTTGAAAAATACGGGATAAAGCCGGGACTTGAACGTATATCTGCAATACTTTCATATATGGGACATCCTGAAAAGGATTACGGAATTATCATTGTCGGCGGGACAAATGGAAAAGGTTCAACATGCGCAATGATAGAATCAATCCTCAGAGCAGCGGGTCATAAAACTGGTTTATACACATCACCGCATCTTATGATGATGAACGAACGCATAAGGGTAAACTTCAATGCAATAGGAGATGAGGATATTGAAAGTATATCAGGGCAGCTTTTTAATATTATAGATCAACATTCAGGGCTTTCGGATACAACGTACTTTGAGTTCCTGACAGCCGTTGCATTAAAATACTTTAGCGAACAACGTATTGACATGGCAGTGCTTGAAGTCGGTATGGGCGGCAGATTTGATGCTACAAATGCAACAGAACCCGACATATCAGTAATAACAAATATTGCGATGGATCACCAGAGATATCTTGGGACTACACTTGAAGAGATAGCTTATGAGAAGGCGGGGATAATAAGAACCGGGAAACCTTTTGTTACGACAGATAAAACTATTGTATCGAGGGATATACTGGAAACAACAAGTAAAAACAAAGGCGGCCTTTTATACGCCATCGATAAGGATTTCTTTTATGATGAAAATGAGTCTGGTATGGAGTTTAGAAGTATCTTAAGGACCGTACATAATGTAAAGTTATCACTTACAGGTACACATCAAATGAGCAATGCGTCTGCTGCGATACAAACCGTAATCCTTCTTGAAAGGTTAGGGACCGGAATTTCAGACGAAGAAATAAAAAGAGGGCTTATCAATACAGTATGGCAGGGCAGGTTTGAAAAGATTAGAGAAAAGCCTGTTGTAATAATGGATGTTGCACATAATCCTGCAGGTATTAAGACACTTATAGAGACAGTGAAAAGGTTTTATAATAATAAGCGTATAACCGTATTGTTCGGGGTATCACGCGATAAGGAGTGGCGCCAGATGTTGGACATGCTTTCTGAGGTTGCAGATTATTATATCTTTACAGCATACCAGGGAGAGCGCTCATTGGCACCTGTTGAGCTAAATAATCATGTAAAAGGCATTGAGTCGGCAATTGTTATTTCATCTTATAAAGCGTATGATGCAGCTGTAAGATATACTCCTGATGACGGTTTAGTAATAGTTACAGGCTCGATATACCTTATAGGTGAGATAAAGCATTATCTTGAAGATATTAAATTAACCAATTCAAAGGACGGGACTTATGAATTATAA
- a CDS encoding type I restriction-modification system subunit M yields MARKVKTDKKQNSNGATLGFEEKLWQAADKMRNNMDAAEYKHVVLGLIFLKYISDAFEELRAKLDADKKSGADPEDRDEYMAANIFWVPKKARWAYLQANAKQPSIGKLIDDAMFAIESDNKVLKGVLPKTYARQELDKKRLGELIDLIGTIGMGDKENRSKDILGRVYEYFLSEFASAEGKKGGQFYTPRCVVQTLVEMLAPYKGRVYDPCCGSGGMFVQSEKFIEQHGGKVGDISVYGQESNPTTWRLAKMNLAIRGIDANLGQENADSFHRDLHPDLKADYVLANPHFNDSDWGGARLREDKRWKYGIPPVGNANFAWVQHFIYHLSPTGIAGYVLANGSMSSNTSGEGEIRKNMIEADLVDCMVALPGQLFYSTQIPVCLWFVARDKRNNRFRDRRGHVLFIDARNLGTMIDRVHRELTEEDIHKITDTYHAWRGDLKQKYKDIPGFCKSATLDKIRSHGHILTPGRYVGAEEIEDDGEPFDEKMTRLTKQLEQQLSESAKLEEQIRKNLKGLGYGL; encoded by the coding sequence ATGGCACGCAAGGTAAAGACTGATAAAAAGCAGAACAGCAACGGCGCAACACTTGGGTTTGAAGAAAAACTGTGGCAGGCCGCAGACAAGATGCGCAACAACATGGACGCAGCCGAGTACAAACACGTTGTTCTTGGCCTTATCTTTCTGAAATATATATCAGACGCCTTCGAGGAACTTCGCGCAAAACTTGATGCAGATAAAAAGAGTGGAGCAGATCCAGAAGACCGTGATGAATACATGGCTGCGAATATCTTCTGGGTACCCAAAAAAGCCCGCTGGGCATACCTTCAGGCCAATGCAAAACAACCCAGCATAGGCAAGCTCATTGATGATGCCATGTTTGCTATCGAGAGCGACAACAAGGTATTGAAAGGTGTGCTGCCGAAGACCTATGCACGCCAGGAACTCGACAAGAAGCGGCTCGGCGAGCTGATAGACCTTATCGGTACTATAGGCATGGGCGACAAAGAGAACCGTTCAAAAGACATTCTCGGCCGTGTTTATGAATATTTTCTTTCCGAGTTTGCCAGTGCAGAGGGTAAAAAAGGCGGCCAGTTCTATACGCCGCGATGTGTAGTCCAGACGCTTGTCGAGATGCTTGCGCCGTATAAAGGCCGCGTATATGACCCGTGCTGCGGCTCAGGAGGCATGTTTGTCCAGAGCGAAAAGTTCATTGAACAGCATGGCGGAAAGGTCGGGGATATCAGCGTTTATGGACAGGAGTCCAATCCCACGACATGGCGGCTTGCAAAGATGAACCTTGCCATACGGGGTATTGACGCAAACCTTGGACAGGAGAATGCAGACAGCTTCCATCGCGACCTCCATCCCGATTTGAAGGCAGATTACGTACTCGCCAATCCGCATTTTAATGATAGCGACTGGGGAGGTGCGCGTTTGCGTGAAGACAAGCGCTGGAAATACGGCATACCTCCTGTTGGTAATGCTAACTTCGCATGGGTACAGCATTTTATCTACCATTTAAGCCCGACCGGTATTGCCGGGTACGTACTTGCAAACGGCAGTATGTCCAGCAACACGAGCGGCGAGGGAGAGATTCGTAAAAATATGATAGAGGCCGATCTGGTTGATTGCATGGTTGCCCTGCCGGGTCAGCTTTTCTACTCTACACAGATACCGGTATGCCTGTGGTTTGTAGCACGTGATAAGAGAAACAACCGGTTCCGTGACAGACGCGGGCATGTACTTTTTATTGATGCCCGTAATCTTGGCACCATGATCGACCGTGTGCATAGAGAGCTTACAGAAGAAGACATCCATAAAATTACTGACACCTATCACGCGTGGCGAGGAGACCTTAAGCAGAAATATAAAGACATTCCGGGCTTCTGCAAATCAGCCACCCTTGATAAAATCCGTAGTCACGGACACATTCTCACCCCGGGACGGTACGTCGGAGCAGAGGAAATCGAGGATGACGGCGAGCCATTCGATGAAAAAATGACCCGACTCACCAAACAGCTCGAACAACAATTATCAGAAAGTGCAAAACTCGAAGAGCAGATTCGGAAAAATTTGAAAGGGTTGGGATATGGGTTATAG
- a CDS encoding restriction endonuclease subunit S — MASKRVMIRIGDIGRVVTGKTPPTADTENYGGKLPFITPSDMDGNKYIYRTARTISEKGAKPLKNLHVPPKTVFVSCIGSDMGKVGMTRVESVTNQQINSIVVKNGIDPDYIYYNLYSRKNEFQRLATSGSAQPILNKGHFSQLKIILPTIAEQRAIARVLGTLDEKIELNKKMNEILEAMARAIFKSWFIDFDPVHAKAKGRDPKLPKQITDLFPDSFEQSQLGEIPKGWRGETLGSILELAYGKGLREQDRRLGYIPVHGSNGQVGWHDKKLVDGPGIIVGRKGNPGIVTWSHTDFYPIDTTFYVVPKQKELSLYYLFYALQLQDLPSLNADSAVPGLNRHLAYMNLQVVPENKVVKIFDAFVIPVYKKIFKNEQEISILAAIRDTLLPKLLSGEIRIKDTEKFAEATI, encoded by the coding sequence ATGGCGAGTAAAAGAGTAATGATTCGGATAGGTGATATAGGAAGAGTTGTAACTGGTAAGACACCACCGACAGCTGATACTGAAAATTATGGTGGCAAGCTACCTTTTATTACCCCATCCGATATGGATGGCAATAAATATATATATCGAACCGCGCGTACTATAAGCGAAAAGGGAGCTAAACCTCTAAAGAATTTGCACGTACCACCAAAAACAGTTTTTGTTTCTTGTATCGGATCTGACATGGGTAAGGTTGGTATGACAAGAGTTGAATCGGTGACCAATCAGCAGATCAATTCTATTGTTGTAAAGAACGGAATAGACCCAGACTATATCTACTACAATCTTTACTCACGTAAAAATGAATTTCAGCGATTAGCGACAAGCGGCTCGGCACAACCTATACTTAATAAAGGTCATTTTTCGCAGCTGAAAATTATTCTACCGACTATTGCCGAGCAGCGTGCCATTGCTCGTGTCCTTGGCACGCTTGACGAAAAGATCGAACTGAACAAGAAAATGAACGAGATACTTGAGGCAATGGCAAGGGCAATATTCAAATCATGGTTCATTGATTTTGACCCCGTTCATGCCAAAGCCAAAGGCCGCGATCCCAAACTCCCCAAACAAATCACCGACTTATTTCCCGATAGCTTTGAACAATCCCAGCTTGGGGAAATTCCGAAGGGTTGGAGAGGAGAGACTCTTGGTAGTATCCTTGAGCTAGCTTATGGTAAAGGCCTCAGAGAACAAGACAGACGCTTGGGGTATATCCCTGTACACGGCTCCAATGGTCAAGTTGGCTGGCATGACAAAAAACTTGTTGACGGGCCAGGTATCATAGTTGGGCGTAAAGGTAACCCGGGGATTGTAACATGGTCTCACACAGACTTTTACCCTATTGATACTACATTCTACGTAGTACCTAAACAGAAAGAATTAAGTCTTTATTACTTATTCTATGCTCTTCAGTTACAAGATTTGCCTTCGCTAAATGCAGATTCCGCAGTGCCTGGACTAAACCGCCACCTCGCTTATATGAACTTGCAAGTTGTTCCAGAAAATAAAGTAGTAAAAATATTCGATGCATTTGTTATACCGGTTTATAAGAAAATATTTAAAAATGAACAAGAAATTAGCATTCTCGCCGCCATCCGCGACACTCTTTTGCCAAAGCTATTGTCGGGTGAGATAAGGATAAAGGATACGGAGAAATTTGCGGAGGCAACTATATGA
- a CDS encoding AAA family ATPase, whose protein sequence is MKISHLSIRNFRSIEELDIELPQICALVGPNNAGKSNILLAIYKVLGHEWANVNSFDEDDVYLRNNERDITLSLTFESPLPYQKFKNSEPTNIHGISFFYTRYKVGENKGQRRLEQQCFDDKGKVVNILAKAPQKGEQHQYQPLLGIPSEVKESIPLIYIGTNRSLKEQLPAAKYSLLRQLFEDINKDFHSSSQIAQVTQDDGTFKSITKSEKFYKLLEEAMDCLRTDSFVELETAIKKHALQQLGFDPDVDTDKLDFYFAPFNAIEFYKSLDLRVKEGKFNISATELGGGIQNALVLSILQAFEERRKRGAIFLIEEPEMFLHPQMQRTLNKTLRQIGENNQIIYTTHSTHFVLIPNYHEILLVRKESNGSYVIKSNLPKDEHMKEKMIKELDPERNELFFASRLLLVEGDTEKLALPEYAKRLNLDLDREGATIVEVGGKRNLPEFADVATSFGIPTGILYDIDSSDFDNKEDEKKFNKGLDDRNNPSKNIRVWALDKKYEDHLKRALGGDGKYAEVCQKYSHTGKPTKARLIAMDMALPIPEPIEGVLTWLANREGKKQKYKI, encoded by the coding sequence ATGAAAATCAGTCATCTATCAATAAGAAATTTCCGTTCCATAGAAGAACTCGATATAGAACTACCACAGATTTGTGCTCTTGTTGGTCCAAACAATGCTGGCAAAAGCAATATTCTTCTTGCTATTTATAAAGTTCTTGGCCATGAATGGGCGAATGTTAATTCGTTTGATGAGGACGATGTCTACCTAAGAAACAATGAAAGAGATATAACATTATCCTTAACTTTTGAGTCACCTCTTCCATATCAAAAATTCAAGAATTCAGAACCAACAAATATTCATGGCATTTCATTTTTCTATACGCGTTATAAAGTTGGAGAAAACAAAGGTCAAAGGAGATTAGAACAGCAATGTTTTGATGATAAAGGCAAAGTGGTAAATATATTAGCAAAAGCACCCCAAAAAGGTGAACAACACCAATACCAGCCACTTCTTGGAATACCATCAGAAGTAAAAGAAAGCATACCTCTTATATACATTGGGACAAATCGCTCTTTGAAGGAACAGTTACCCGCTGCAAAATATTCTCTGCTTCGACAGCTATTCGAAGATATAAATAAAGACTTCCACTCTTCAAGTCAAATAGCTCAAGTCACACAAGACGATGGCACATTTAAAAGCATCACCAAGTCTGAGAAGTTCTACAAGTTGTTAGAAGAAGCGATGGATTGTCTTAGAACAGATTCTTTTGTGGAACTGGAAACCGCGATAAAAAAGCACGCATTGCAACAACTTGGTTTTGATCCCGATGTTGATACCGATAAACTGGATTTCTACTTTGCCCCCTTTAATGCTATTGAGTTTTACAAATCTCTTGATCTTCGGGTTAAAGAAGGGAAATTTAATATAAGTGCAACAGAGTTAGGGGGTGGAATACAAAACGCTCTTGTCTTATCCATACTACAGGCCTTCGAAGAAAGGAGGAAAAGAGGAGCCATTTTTCTTATAGAGGAGCCAGAGATGTTTCTTCACCCTCAGATGCAGCGTACATTGAACAAAACACTGCGGCAAATCGGCGAAAATAATCAAATAATCTATACTACTCATTCTACTCATTTTGTTTTGATTCCTAACTATCATGAGATTCTACTTGTGCGTAAAGAAAGTAACGGTTCTTATGTTATTAAATCGAACCTTCCAAAAGATGAACATATGAAAGAAAAAATGATTAAAGAACTTGACCCAGAAAGAAACGAATTGTTCTTTGCATCGAGACTGTTACTTGTTGAAGGGGATACTGAGAAGCTCGCCCTACCTGAATATGCCAAGAGGCTTAATCTGGATTTAGACAGAGAAGGAGCGACAATTGTGGAGGTGGGGGGCAAACGGAATCTGCCCGAATTTGCTGACGTGGCCACCTCTTTTGGTATTCCAACAGGAATTCTTTATGATATTGATTCCTCAGATTTTGATAATAAAGAAGATGAGAAGAAATTTAACAAAGGTCTTGATGATAGAAACAATCCTTCAAAAAATATTCGTGTTTGGGCACTTGATAAGAAATATGAAGATCATTTAAAAAGAGCTCTCGGAGGAGATGGTAAGTATGCTGAAGTTTGTCAAAAGTATTCTCATACAGGTAAACCTACCAAAGCACGTCTTATAGCAATGGATATGGCATTGCCTATACCGGAACCAATAGAGGGTGTACTAACATGGCTTGCCAACAGAGAAGGTAAGAAGCAGAAATATAAAATATAA